One genomic region from bacterium encodes:
- a CDS encoding homocysteine biosynthesis protein produces MKTIKEINERIKKGEAVVVTADELVELKKSANTKKLAEEIDVVTTGTFGPMCSSGVFLNFGHSKERIKIGGGKVYLNGVPAYSGLAAVDVYIGATALPDDDPRNSKYPGEFKYGGGHVIEDLVSGKEIELVIYTYGTDCYPKKYLKTKITLNDINEAILFDPRNCYQNYNVAVNLSNRTIYTYMGVLKPNLGNANYCSAGQLSPLLKDPYLKTIGFGTRIFLGGGIGYVAWWGTQYNPGVKRRENGIPMAGGATLSLIGDLKQMKSEFLKGASLTGYGTSLIVGIGIPIPILNEDILNWTSIPDEEIYAPIVDYSYDYPHSTGKVLDYVNYGQLKSGRIKIMGKEVSTGSLSSYKKAKEIAEILKNWIKNGEFLLTEPVFYFPGPESAYKFKPMKEV; encoded by the coding sequence ATGAAAACAATTAAAGAGATAAATGAAAGAATAAAAAAAGGAGAAGCAGTTGTTGTTACAGCAGATGAACTTGTTGAATTAAAAAAGTCAGCAAATACAAAAAAACTGGCAGAAGAAATAGATGTTGTAACTACTGGAACTTTTGGACCAATGTGTTCTTCAGGTGTATTTTTAAATTTCGGGCATTCAAAGGAAAGGATAAAAATCGGTGGAGGGAAGGTTTATTTAAATGGTGTACCTGCTTATTCTGGACTTGCTGCTGTTGATGTTTATATTGGTGCTACTGCTTTACCAGATGATGACCCGAGAAACTCAAAATATCCTGGAGAATTCAAATATGGAGGAGGACATGTTATTGAAGACCTGGTAAGTGGAAAGGAAATTGAACTTGTTATTTATACCTATGGAACTGACTGTTATCCAAAAAAATACTTAAAGACTAAAATTACTTTGAATGATATAAATGAGGCAATTCTTTTTGACCCGAGAAATTGTTATCAGAATTATAATGTTGCTGTAAATCTTTCAAACAGGACAATCTATACTTATATGGGTGTTTTAAAACCAAATCTTGGGAATGCAAATTATTGTTCAGCAGGTCAATTATCTCCATTATTGAAAGACCCATATTTAAAGACGATTGGATTTGGAACAAGGATTTTTCTTGGTGGAGGGATTGGGTATGTGGCATGGTGGGGGACTCAATATAATCCAGGTGTAAAACGAAGGGAAAATGGAATACCTATGGCAGGTGGAGCAACTTTATCTTTAATTGGTGATTTAAAACAGATGAAAAGTGAATTTTTAAAGGGAGCAAGTTTAACTGGTTATGGAACAAGTTTGATTGTTGGAATTGGAATCCCTATACCTATTTTAAATGAGGATATTTTAAACTGGACGTCAATACCTGATGAAGAAATTTATGCACCTATTGTTGATTACAGTTATGACTATCCCCATTCAACTGGAAAAGTTCTTGATTATGTCAATTATGGACAACTTAAAAGCGGAAGGATAAAAATAATGGGAAAAGAAGTTTCAACTGGTTCTCTTTCAAGTTATAAAAAGGCAAAAGAAATAGCAGAGATTTTAAAAAACTGGATTAAAAATGGAGAATTTCTTTTAACAGAGCCAGTTTTTTACTTTCCAGGACCAGAATCAGCATACAAATTTAAACCGATGAAGGAGGTATGA
- a CDS encoding 4Fe-4S dicluster domain-containing protein, translated as MEKKFVMHFPPVLVDKPMISTIVKKYNLDFNILKAYVSPEEEGTLVIAFSGEEKNVFDAVEELKEKGVKVQLIESDIKMIRERCTDCSVCVALCPVGALSLNRETFEVNFDPEKCIACELCIKGCPTEAMISTI; from the coding sequence ATGGAAAAGAAATTTGTTATGCATTTTCCACCTGTTCTTGTTGATAAACCAATGATTTCAACAATTGTAAAGAAATATAATCTTGATTTTAATATTTTGAAAGCTTATGTATCACCAGAAGAAGAAGGAACCCTTGTAATTGCTTTTTCAGGTGAAGAGAAAAATGTCTTTGATGCAGTAGAAGAATTGAAGGAAAAAGGAGTTAAGGTTCAACTTATAGAAAGTGATATAAAGATGATAAGGGAAAGATGTACAGATTGTTCTGTGTGTGTTGCTTTATGTCCGGTAGGTGCTTTATCATTGAATAGAGAAACATTTGAAGTTAATTTTGACCCTGAAAAATGTATTGCTTGTGAATTATGTATCAAGGGATGTCCAACAGAAGCAATGATATCAACAATTTAG
- the nifS gene encoding cysteine desulfurase NifS, whose translation MEMIYMDCNATTPTDERVLKEMLPYFSEKFGNPSSIYEIARENKKEIEKARENVAKLIDAEPDEIYFTSGGTESDNWAIKGIAFVLRNKGNHIITSQIEHHAVLNTCKFLSKIGYEITYAPCDKYGIIDIDFIRKAIKKETILITIMHANNEIGTIEPIEEISKIAKENDIYFHTDAVQTVGKIPVSVKKLGVDMLSLSGHKFYGPKGIGAIYIKKGTKIETFINGGEQEKGKRGGTYNVPGIVGLGKAAEIAMEEMEEEIKKVKYLRDKLENGIIERIPEIVINGHPENRLYNTLNLCVKYIEGESILLNLDFEKIYASSGSACTSGSLEPSHVLLAIGLPHEIAHGSLRFSLGKYNKEEDVDKVLEILPKVVEKLRKLSPFWEKK comes from the coding sequence GTGGAAATGATATATATGGATTGTAATGCGACAACTCCAACTGATGAAAGGGTTTTAAAAGAGATGTTACCGTATTTTTCTGAGAAATTTGGCAATCCAAGTTCAATTTATGAAATAGCAAGGGAAAATAAAAAAGAAATAGAAAAGGCAAGAGAAAATGTTGCAAAATTGATAGATGCTGAACCAGATGAGATTTATTTTACATCTGGGGGGACTGAAAGTGATAACTGGGCTATAAAAGGAATTGCTTTTGTTTTGAGAAATAAAGGAAATCATATAATCACAAGTCAGATAGAACACCACGCAGTTTTGAATACATGTAAATTTTTAAGCAAAATTGGATATGAGATTACCTATGCACCATGTGATAAATACGGTATTATTGATATTGATTTTATAAGAAAGGCGATTAAAAAAGAAACAATTTTAATAACGATAATGCATGCAAATAACGAAATAGGAACAATTGAACCAATAGAAGAGATTTCAAAAATTGCAAAAGAAAATGATATATATTTTCATACAGACGCGGTTCAGACAGTCGGAAAAATCCCTGTTTCAGTAAAAAAACTTGGAGTTGATATGCTTTCTCTTTCAGGTCATAAATTTTACGGTCCAAAAGGTATTGGTGCTATTTATATTAAAAAGGGAACAAAAATAGAAACATTTATTAATGGAGGAGAACAGGAAAAAGGTAAAAGAGGTGGAACTTATAATGTGCCTGGAATAGTTGGACTTGGTAAAGCAGCGGAAATTGCAATGGAAGAAATGGAAGAAGAAATTAAAAAAGTTAAATATTTAAGAGATAAACTTGAAAATGGAATAATTGAAAGAATACCTGAAATTGTTATAAACGGACACCCTGAAAATCGGCTTTATAATACTTTAAATCTCTGTGTTAAATATATTGAAGGTGAAAGCATACTTTTAAACCTTGATTTTGAAAAAATTTATGCCTCAAGTGGTTCTGCATGTACTTCTGGTTCTCTTGAGCCAAGCCATGTTTTACTCGCAATTGGTCTTCCACATGAAATTGCTCACGGCTCTTTAAGATTTTCTCTTGGTAAGTATAATAAAGAAGAAGATGTAGATAAAGTCCTTGAAATATTACCAAAAGTTGTAGAAAAATTAAGAAAATTAAGTCCATTCTGGGAGAAAAAATGA
- the nadA gene encoding quinolinate synthase NadA: MIEEILKLKKEKDAIILAHNYQIPEIQDIADFVGDSLELARKASQIEAKIIVFCGVKFMAETAKILSPDKKVLLPDLDAGCPLTDMAKYEDVLKIKEKYPDAWVVSYVNTNAIVKAITDVCCTSANADKVVRNVPAKKIIFLPDKNLCWYVKQKVPDKEIICWDGYCFVHRLFKAEDVIKAREKYPDSEIIVHPECDPEVQKLADGIYSTSGMLKRAKESKAKIMIIGTEEGLLHRLKKENPEKEFYSLGSSKICPNMKKITIEKLYKSLKEEIYEINLKQIIIEKGKKSLERMLEYL; this comes from the coding sequence ATGATAGAAGAAATTTTAAAATTAAAAAAAGAAAAGGATGCTATAATACTTGCTCATAACTATCAGATACCTGAAATTCAGGATATTGCTGATTTTGTTGGGGACTCTCTTGAACTTGCAAGAAAGGCAAGCCAGATTGAAGCAAAAATTATTGTTTTCTGTGGCGTAAAATTTATGGCAGAAACAGCAAAAATTCTTTCACCTGATAAAAAAGTTTTATTACCTGACCTTGATGCTGGGTGTCCACTGACAGATATGGCAAAATATGAAGATGTTTTAAAAATAAAAGAAAAATATCCTGATGCATGGGTAGTTTCCTATGTCAATACAAATGCTATTGTTAAGGCAATAACTGATGTTTGCTGTACAAGTGCAAATGCTGATAAAGTGGTAAGGAATGTACCGGCTAAAAAGATTATATTTTTACCTGATAAGAATTTATGCTGGTATGTTAAGCAGAAAGTTCCCGATAAAGAAATAATATGCTGGGATGGATATTGTTTTGTTCATAGATTATTTAAGGCAGAGGATGTTATAAAGGCAAGGGAGAAATATCCAGATTCAGAAATAATTGTTCATCCTGAATGTGACCCTGAGGTTCAGAAACTTGCAGATGGTATTTATTCAACATCAGGTATGTTAAAAAGAGCAAAGGAATCAAAGGCAAAAATTATGATTATAGGGACAGAAGAAGGGCTTTTACACAGATTGAAAAAAGAAAATCCAGAGAAAGAATTTTATTCTCTCGGTTCATCAAAAATTTGTCCCAATATGAAAAAAATAACGATTGAAAAATTATATAAATCTCTTAAGGAAGAGATTTATGAGATAAATTTAAAACAAATAATAATTGAAAAGGGAAAAAAATCACTTGAGAGAATGCTTGAGTATCTTTAA
- a CDS encoding iron-sulfur cluster assembly scaffold protein — MEYTEKVLEYFRNPRNMGRIENADGIGKVGNPVCGDVMWIYIKVGKNEKGEEIIEDIKFETFGCGAAIATSSVVTELAKGKTIEEAEKITNKEVVEFLGGLPPVKKHCSLLAEEGLKAAIEDYKRKKNERKG, encoded by the coding sequence ATGGAATATACGGAAAAAGTTCTTGAATATTTCAGAAATCCAAGAAATATGGGTAGAATTGAGAATGCAGATGGAATAGGTAAAGTTGGCAATCCTGTCTGTGGAGATGTTATGTGGATATATATTAAGGTTGGGAAGAATGAAAAAGGAGAAGAAATTATTGAAGATATAAAATTTGAAACATTTGGATGTGGAGCAGCAATAGCAACAAGTTCTGTTGTAACAGAACTTGCAAAAGGAAAAACAATTGAAGAGGCAGAAAAAATAACAAATAAAGAGGTTGTTGAATTTCTTGGCGGGCTTCCACCGGTAAAAAAACATTGTTCACTTTTAGCAGAAGAAGGACTTAAGGCAGCAATTGAGGACTATAAGAGAAAGAAAAATGAAAGAAAAGGGTAA
- a CDS encoding SoxR reducing system RseC family protein: MKEKGKIIESKEDKALVLMEEKEKCKSCGLCKKIIPRQPVIEVENIIKAEVGDNVEIEIKEDDLFEVSIYIYGFPLLGFILGIISAYFLNNMFLKVIIFLLFLISFWVFGFRKGRIYGERAKPKIISKI, translated from the coding sequence ATGAAAGAAAAGGGTAAGATTATAGAATCAAAAGAAGATAAAGCACTTGTTTTGATGGAAGAGAAAGAGAAATGTAAAAGTTGTGGGCTGTGTAAAAAGATTATTCCAAGACAACCAGTTATTGAAGTAGAAAATATTATAAAAGCAGAAGTTGGTGATAATGTTGAGATTGAAATAAAAGAGGATGATTTGTTTGAAGTTTCTATTTATATTTATGGTTTTCCACTTTTGGGCTTTATACTCGGTATTATTTCTGCTTATTTTTTGAATAATATGTTTTTGAAGGTTATAATTTTTCTTTTGTTTTTGATTTCATTCTGGGTATTTGGATTTAGAAAAGGAAGGATTTATGGAGAAAGAGCAAAACCAAAAATTATATCTAAAATATAA